In Lolium rigidum isolate FL_2022 chromosome 7, APGP_CSIRO_Lrig_0.1, whole genome shotgun sequence, the DNA window cggagacaagagcagagcacatacctaccaaccacggcgatcgcatattccagtcgcatcctcctctctcgtatttcctctcttactacggcggtcgcggcggcgcggatctaaccgtgcgtgcggcggcgcggatctaaccgtgcgtgcggtggcgtgcggcggcgcggatctaaccgtgcgtgcgccgtggatctaagagtgccggtgaggatctaaccgtcagaaatagttgaaatgtctctctctgtctctctctgtctctaacCGGTgaggattctattctcagatctgttgaatgatgaagaacaccaagacggcggccgtgccgacagtggtcatcgatgccacgaacattgaagccatcgcctacaacatcgcttcgacggcgcggacccagccttcaatgtcggagctcgttgatgtctcacttccggtgccgagagtgcgaatcgatgccaagacgattgaagccatcgtctacaaccgcgctgcaaagccgccgatccagccctccgcagatccgtcgccgatgaagtacaccaagacagcggcggttccgacactcggtcatcgatgccacgaacattgaagccatcgccgataacatcgcttcaacgtttgatggggCGAGatgaccgtgttcgacgccgcaaattgggataaattatgataaatttgtatttttcaatttccaaatgggataaaattgttcgaactactacctccgtctcaaaaaaagcttctccacgttcttgatgtgtccatgtacatccgtatgtatgatttgaattctatcccaacttgattgggaagatattgatatgtatttgatccggaggctggtacatgctttcacttttgggatcccttcacttttataaaatgttcatgcattctaaaattatcgtgcgcattacttagcacaagtaggaaattatacaccaaaatacagtgcttagagccacaacaaaatacagtggttagatccatctactgaataacaattctatactaaatcgtctaccagaaccacataactgctaggacagggatgacacctaataaaactgcacagatgaatctacttttctcctctcccatcactttaagttcatgttctagattttctaccacttgatcaaatacggcaagatctgtctcaactctcaacttctccttgcgaataagctctgaattcttcttttcttcctccacaatacgcttcagctcgaatatcatcgggtttttacgggccaattcattacctaaattggccaccttctcctccaaatccatcctccggctacaccactcgggttgattcatcttggtatgcaatgtaccatggatcatcggcttgctcagctaatcgtaacaataatggaaaaaagaacaactgaaatcaccccaacaggccatggcggaacttcaaattcaacggtagtacagagagttgaagctagatacctgcacttccgacgaggtaggagaagtagaacgtggccacgacatgatcgaatccccaccctcgccggtgtacccgctacgaccggacattgaggactatttcgtacaccgcaaactccaataaattacgggaaccgaatcgattaggggcggggaggcagaagcggaggtcttaccaagctataccaattggtgcgcggaacaaatcccggtcgtcgtgggcggcggatgctgcttgcggcggactttcctgcggtgggtacaatgcgtgcggacgaaacaagtgctggagccgtggttgacgtgcagcgccgcggttcgtccgacgccgccggggagccgagccggcggcgcgacgaggcgtcggcgatggctgctccgtccgacggtggggaacgagctgccggcgattctccggtctagcttaagaataattaattagcgaacttgttgcttctctctatgatattctctaaagacatatatcggagcggcaatatgtgagttttcctgaaaaatagacgacccacgcggtcattggctgcgcaggccccacgagagcggcaatatatgattttttctctctaaataagtaGACgatcccactcggtcattggctgcggcaaccACACGGAGcgacaatatgtgtcttttcctgaaaaatagacgaccccaccggtcattggctgcggaggccccacggagcggcaatatatgattttctctaaataaatagacgaccccaccggtcattggctgcggcagcccacggagcggcaatatatgtcttttcctgaaaaatagacgaccccactggtcattggctgcggaggccccacggagcggcaatatatgagtttctctaaataaatagacgaccccacctggtcattggctgcggcagccccacgagcggcaatatatgtcttttcctgaaaaatagacgaccccatcggtcattggctgcggcagccctatagagcgggcccatttgtcattggcagcaccgcgtataaaatcatgaaataaaacggcccacacgtcggcgatagatggatggctgctccgacgtgtctcccgaccctacccgtcggcacgagacggtcggggaggagctgcccctgtgcggccccacccggtcagactaacggtcaaggcctcgacccgacggctaccagccgttccagcacttgtgcgtgtttcaaactagaggagggaaaACGAGGAAAACTAAGGGCGAGGAAAAGACAACTAACGAACCGGGGCACGAAAATNNNNNNNNNNNNNNNNNNNNNNNNNNNNNNNNNNNNNNNNNNNNNNNNNNNNNNNNNNNNNNNNNNNNNNNNNNNNNNNNNNNNNNNNNNNNNNNNNNNNAAATGAGTTATGAGTGCAAAACGGTTTAGAAATTTCTAGACCCAGTGATGGAATTTCAAATTTTCGGGTGCTCATCTAAGGAACATGGAGAAAGTTAGACTTCCTCCTAATCACGATGTGTCGATGTCTATAACATTCTAGCCTAgagcttaataggattgatagaatACTCGTAACAACAACATTGGCGGACCGTCCTTGGGACCATACAGGGTCCTGGCCCGGTCTTTCAAACTTGCAAAAGATTGTTACCATTATATCTGGCCCATGAAGATTGATGCTCTAAGTTTCTTTTGCTAACCTTGGGATCAGGGCGTTGCCCGTTCTTGGATGTGTGTGGCTGTGACCCACAGTCACCGAGGGATGCCGAATAAAAATCCAATATAAAGTCATGCTGCAGTTACGAATTTTATGACCGTGGCATCACATGATATTTTGAGAACAAATAATATATAATCTTTGTTTCGAAAGGCTCTATCCCAATTTAATTAACTCATTTTTTTCTAGATACAAATGTCTAATCATTAAAATGTATCTAAACAAAGTTAAGTCATGAATTTGGGACATATGAAATACATTGTTATCTATGATTTCAAGGTCACAATTTCTAAAAGGTCTGTTATTTGTTTGTACTTGTTGTACTTCCTCTGTTTCATGAAACAAATctaagatttattaaaatttggatgtatctatgtactatttagatatatctaaatttttgacaaatctcagacaaatTTTACAAGACAGAGGGAGTAGTTGCTTGGCATTGTAAGGTACCGGCCCGTGCTTAGTTGTTTCTCATGTTCCGCCACTGAACAACAAGTTGTAACTTCTTTTTTCAGAAGCTCATCTCCAaaagaactccgaggttaagcATGTTTAGCCTGGAGAGATTTGAGGATAGATGGCCGTCCAGGAAGTTGACAATGCATGGGTGCACACGATCGAGTACAAAGTGCGTAAAAAGACTAGTATTAGCCCGTGGAGCCAGTTtagagatcctagagagctgCCAGAGGTAACGGCCATGCTAGCCGCCTCTTACGAGAGTTAATTACGAGGATTGTGATAGAGCAGGCAAAGTTGTATGAATTTTAATGGAAATTATTGCAAAGACAGATTTGCCAATATTAGTTACACATATGCGTTGTGAATGTTACACTTCTCTGTGTTTTAGTCACTGGTTCAATACTTTCATCCTAGACTTTTGCGCGCGTACACCATTGGTACTTGGTAGTGAAAATAATAGACGATCTGATCAACCTATAGAAGTAGGAAAAAAAgttagaaataaaaaaaaactgcACTAAATTATCGTTAATTACGGACTAAATCATAAGATATCCAAGGAACCGTGTACACGGAGAGAGTACTACACTACTACTATTACTACAGTTGCCACAGAAGATCGATACTACCACAACTAAATAAATCTAGAAACACGTATGCAAAAGGCATGGAAGTTAAAACACAGGAAACCCCGCACAAGAAGGTAGCTAAGATGCAACCCGTGTAGATTACATAGTACAAGGAGTATTTTGGGCAGCAAAACGTGTGGTTTTCCTTTTCCGGAACGTGTAAATCTCGCCCTGATCCCTTGTGGCCTTGTGGCCCTGTGACAGTGAGGCGTGCTGATCTCCTTGCGAAAGTTCGTCGGGATCCGGGGCCATGGCGGTCCTACGCATGCTTTCCCAGGGAATCTTGTGCACGGGTCACGCGGCCAGACTGAACTGAATAGAAAAACTGCAGCTATAGTGACACAACGCAAAGTGATCCGATGCTTTACGCGCACTCGTTCTTCGTCATCAGATGCTGCTTTACACGTCACTGCAGCAACGGCAAGCCACGGCTCGATCGACAGGACACGAAACTTTACAGCTGATGACGACGCGCCGGACACTGATTCCAGAGGATTCTATTTTTCTCTTTTGCGCGAGCCTCGGCGGCGTgcaccggaggagtcgccggtttCTCCGGACACGTCCGCATCATGCTCGCCGTAATCAGAAGGCGGTGCCCAACGGCAACGGAGGCGGCGGTATTTGGTGGTTCAGTGAGAGGCCGCCGGAGGATGGAGTGACGTTGGCTACTCTGCTTTGCTTACACCGTAAAAAAAAATCATCCACATCAGCTAGCCCATTTTTAATAAAGAgtaatatatattaatatcaagaagataccaattatatcTATCCTTGCAGGGCCCTAATAGCAATGCAGATGCatataacaaaaaaaattacaaagaAGAAAAAGTTCATGATCTATTCCTTGTAGTAGCAAACCAAACACCGCCAAGACAATACAATAAATCCATCATCTCCGAAAACGACGTCTCGAAAAAGGAAATACTGCACAAGCACCATCACCCATCATCGTCttaatcatagatcttaggttattACCCTGGAAAAGCCTGCGCTCTGCCATTCACAATCAACATCAGCTAGTTCTAGATCAATCGAGAATTGAGTTAGTTCTAGATCTGCTACAAAAAAAAAACGTTAGATTTGTATTTTGATTAGTACAAATTAGAATTGCACATCTTTTTAACAGTTACCCATGAAATAAACATGAAATTAGCTGTCTTGtatacggagctcctccagatacaaccaATGTCTACCTACGGATGACAGAGTTGAcatgtacagagactctctaTAGGTTTTGACGAGCCGTCATTGCGGTGTTTGCTAAATATTATTTGAGAGCGCCAAGagaagatgatacagctcggatcctaCAAAAAAATGAATGCAGCAAGCGGGTTTCCTAagatgctcggaagcattgactgtatgcatttGGGCTGGAAGAATCACCCTTTcgcttggcaggggatctacaagaggcatactggtgagtgcagtgtcattcttgaggcggtggcagaccaggaccttttggatttggcatgcattttttagcatggcaggaacaaacaatgatatcaacgtgctgcagcgctctccggtgtttgccaggctagctgagggacaagctcctgccgtgaactttgaggtaaacggccacgcatacaacaagggatactatctagctgatggtatctacccgacatatgctacatttgtgatattccctctccatcaaacgagatggaagcttattttgcaacatgTCAGAAAATAGCACGCAAGAATGTTGAACGTGTTTTTGGGGTGCTTCAGTAGCGTTTCACCATTGTTAGGTACcatgctctcacttggtctgagtaTCAGATGTGAGAGGTGATGAACGCCTGTGTGATCatacacaacatgatcattgagagccgACGAACCtggatgatcaaccatttgattatcaacgGCCACTTGCTGAGGTAcagcatgtaccccaagaatttaccgcttttcttcatatgcacaataaAATTCAAGATGCAGGTGTCCATGTACAACTTAAGGTGGATCTAGTTGCGCATTTGTGTGCAaggagaggagccgccaacaatgcagAATTTTAttatatttgtgtgattgtatgatttgtttggttgtatgaatactttaagtactatttgtttgattgattgtatgagtttgattgcatgaataatttaagtactatttgtgtgattgtatgaattactgaatatagtatgaataaaatgtgattcatatgttgtttcaaaatatcataaaaagaaaaaaaaaagttttaagGGTCGCCGTTTGGGAGGCGTCGGTGTGGGAAGTGTCTCCAAAATAGAGGATGCACTGCTAATGTCCCCCATACAGCACTGTCGGCAACTATATGGGACGTGCTTAGTAGGCAATTGACAGGAGGGCTATTCCTTTATCGTGCAAAAAAAATATGACAGGAGGGCTTGAGCGTGGCGTTATTAAGCTTTGACGAAGCAGGGCATTAAAATATGCTGGAACCTAACGTGGCATCCACAATTTGCCATAATGCAAAACGGAGGATATGAAAATCGCCGCTTGTTGCACAACAGACCAGCATGACTTGCTGGTGATAAACTTAGCACAGTCACAACTCAACTCACAACCCACAAACTATGATGTCACCTCGTCGCAGTGACAAAAGATTTTCAACTTCCATTGGCAGCTCTGCCGGCTTCTTTACAGCGCAACAGCGAGCGCAATGACGCATAGATGTCCGCAGCTGTCTGTGCGTGTGTGGCTACTCAAAACTTTTATGTTCCCAAAAACTATAGCCATTTTCCGCAGATATCGCAATGCATCGCTGTTATGCAGAAATCCACATGCAACGAATGTACTAACTGAAGTGCAGACTTCGAATCGTCTGGGCTTGGAGCCTTGGAACAGAACTGGACCAAGACGGCACTCTTCTTTCTCTACTTCGCTTGCTATTGCCCCACTGTCCATCCGCGTTCCGCAAGCACTTCACGAACCCGTGCAGCCACATCGATGGCATCGTTCAGAGGAGGGTAGCTCCAGCTGTCTGACATCTACAATGGAAGAAAGGGTCATACAGACATGCCATGAATTCGTCCTTGAGATATGCATGGCCGTCAAGGGGAAAAGGAACATTTGCATTCCTCATAATATGGTAAAATTGTAACAAAAGTACATGAACTTGGTCTTGGTAATGAGTAACTAAGAGATGGGATAGAAAACTTACATCTTCCAATCCAGTGAAAGGCCGAACAGCCCCTCGTTTATGCAGAGTGTTGTGAAAATCTGAGAATTTCCACCTGCAATGCTCAGTTCCAACAACGTAGACCGGCTTCCTGAAAGAGATGTAATAGGGAGCTTAGCTACGTTTCCTCAAACAGGAGCAACGTTTGTAAGTATACAACACAATAACTCACCCAGTGCTGCACGCCTCACTCAGCATACTTACTGAGTCTGCTGTTATGATGAAAGCATCGGCCCATGCAAGATGCCCTAGGTGTGGGTTAGGTTCTGCAGCAACAAATCCAGATCAACGTAAATTTTGCTTTGCATACAAAGAGCAAATCATCTGGATGATGGCATTTTCTTATCGACTATCTACCTTCACCATCCCAGATGTAAAACTTAGGATGTGTGCTGAACTCTTTCAATATAAGATCAGacacctgcaaaaaaaaaaaatggttgcAAATTTTAAGTATGCATAACGCACAAAACAAGATATGAGCAACCCATGGTCCTACCTTTTGTGGCGTTCTCCTGGAAAATGAAATTCTGACACTTCCACAGGTCTTTACAACATTGTTCAGTGAGCTTACCAACTGCTTGGCAAGTTCCACACCATAATTACAGTTTTCTGAgaattgaggatgttatgaatcaGATCTATATATATCAGTGGGTAAGCAGAAAGTGATCAACCTGTGCACTCAGTTTTAACAAATGAAGGCATAAAAATGCCTCATATTTGAACAAGATATCGTTAGCCAGATACTAAAAGTTGCACTGCACATATCCCAAAACGCCACTCTGTGTGTGAAGGGATAGAGAAAAGAAAACATGTGGAATGCAAGAAATTACGTGAATGAGAAAAATCGAAGGTGTAACTTTGAGATTTATTTTCTCTCTCCTATTGCTTTCAGCGGACAGTCTAACTTAAATTCCACAACTGGATTGCACGATACAGCGAGCGGATGTAAATAAATTCAACTTGGGATTCCCACTTTCATGTTTTGTAAGGAAAAGAAAACGCAATATCACAATGGAATTCCTGATAAACTGCAAATTTAGGATTAAGGCCCTTGGGAAATGTATGTACTCCATCTTAGTTCGGAAGCTTTAGCTTCATGATGCAAACTAAAAGTAAATAAGCAGTTATGAGCTAGCAGTACTCAATTAAATACATTATTTCAGGTGATGCATATTGGACTTGAGTTCTTGCAATTAGTAACTAACTTATTTAAGTTTAGAACATTATCTATTGGAGTAATCAACAATTTCCTACTTTAGATGTATGATGGAATATAGGTATTGTTCTAACGAAGTGTACTGCAGCCGAACAGATCAATTCCTCCTTAAATTAGCAGAATCAAGCATTGACCATCCAATTGGCATATTCTACGACAAATCCACAATTTAAAAAAAAGTTGTGATCCGAAAAGTGCATGAAATATCGGCTACTGAGAATGTTCTTGCTCAATAGCATCTATCATACCAGACCCTAAGGAAAGGGGATGATAACAGCAGATCAAGATATCTAGTAGCCGATATTTCATGCCAGCGGTACATCAGAAATTATCTATTCTGTAACTGTGTGTAGGGCCTCTGTGTCTCTCCCTCCTTGACAGATGAGGAACCACCCCAACTGGTGTGCAGAAGTGATGATGTACACGAATGTTGCTACTACGGTGAGATAAAGGACATGAGTTTGCTGCCTGCTGCGAGAAATCAAGCCACATGAGCTCCCATTCTACCGTGCACCAATGTTGCTACTAGGGTGAAACAGGGATTATTTGTTTGGTAGCACTTGGTAACACACACAATGGGTTCTCTACAACATCAGATAGACAAGCAGGCAGGAAGGAAAAGATGGGTATACTTGTTGGTCCTCCAATGTTTACTACGACCAATGGCTTTGGCAAGGGAGCGAGTTCATCATGCCAGTTTGTAGCAGCAATGCGTAGTGCAGCAGAATCTGCTTGGTGAAGTGCTCCAGCAGTCAAGACCTAGCTTTCCAAAGTTCAAAGTTAATAACTGGAGCAGCTGGATGAAACATATGAAATATTTTTTGCttgcaagaaaaaaaaacagcgTACCACATTTGGCCCTGGTGGTTCTCTTGGAGTAATCCATCTCCGGAAAAGCCACGGAACTTCTTGTTGTCCCTTTGCagttaaagcatagtaatcatgaCGAGGAGTCACCACCAAATCAAATCTATCAAGACGATACCTGGGGTGTTGTATCTGATGCAATAAATACAATATTATTACAACTAAAGTCAGATTTATATAATTATATGGCAAGCAGCACAATGTTTCATACCCCTAGCTGTGTAACAACTGATAAATTATCAAATAAGCTATTTGGTGTCAGTATTCTACCTGAATGACAAAGACTTTATCTGGAGCTAAACACCTTACAGAGCTTGCATATGATATGGTATCACGGCCACAAGCAACAACTATTGCCAGGCCTTCCCTGAAAGAGAATCAAACTTTGAGAAAAAAGAGCAGGAAAACTAGAAGCTAGGAACATTTGTAACCTTATGACACAAACATACTAGAGAATACTTAGGCCACTCTACATTTTGCATATGAAATTGACCAACATGAAGTATGTTTTAGTAAGTTCCATATTCCGTCTGAACCATAGGGCAAGTCCATGATGAACTTTTAGGATGGGTATTGAGAGTGACTGATTCATGCATTATGACAAGAGATTGGAGCAAAATATTCAGAAGTGACACGGATGCAATGTACATAAAACAGCGCAGTAGTGCACAAGCAGCAAAGCAACAATATTAAGCAACATGAACCTTACTTCTCGAATGTATCACGGACCAATGTCACAATCTTACTGGTATCTGCTTCCAGTACAGAAGACAATCCAAAAGATTGCACATTACTGACAGAATAAGGTGCCAACAGTTTTCCATGAAATAGTCTTGCAAATGCCGTATTCCTGAGTACTTGGTCGACAATTTTATGCAAGGAAATCGGGAGAAAGTGCAGCCACTTGTTGATTCCTCCTGTTGGCCTTATAATACGCTGTGCGACCAAACATATTTCAACAAACAAAAAATAATAATGAGCAGTAATTCAAGACCCCCTAAGAACAGCAAAAAAAGATATGGAAGAGGCCAGCGGTAGTCATACAAAATTTTAGATAGTACAAGCTACCCTCTATTTGAAACTTTACCAATTGGGACATAAGTTAAAAGATAGTGAAATTTGAAATATCAACAAAAATTTACCTTGTATTAAGCTCCTCTTGTTGGGTTTCTTATTTATGTTTTTAACCGAGATAATATAACAAGTATATGGGAAACAACAACAAACAAGAAAGAAATGACAATCTATCTAGAGCATTTCAGGTTTAAACCATTCCCATATTCCAATCAATATGTCACAGCCCAAAATTCAATTCGTGGACGCCACATGACACAAAGGCACTATTTGTTGCTGCAAACCAGCAAAGGGCAGGCCAACAACTAATTGGTACCAAATCCAGAAATGAGGTTGATGAGGCATTTCAGAATCAAATTGACAGTTGACAGTGATGTATACAATGGAAACATCCCCTAATTTACAGCAACAGAGCAAGCACATGACTTGATGACAAGATAAAAAAAACTTAGGATGTTAATGAAACTTAAACAGTTAACATGGTCCACAATAAATGGATGGAATTGACTTCCACTCTTTGCCAACATCAAACGCATACTGCAACGCT includes these proteins:
- the LOC124677344 gene encoding mitochondrial fission protein ELM1-like, with product MPVRPLWPPEPPGGGNGAPEIFAGGIGTVRRAVVIGNGCAGAENQCLGLVRALGLADRLTLFRIIRPTGGINKWLHFLPISLHKIVDQVLRNTAFARLFHGKLLAPYSVSNVQSFGLSSVLEADTSKIVTLVRDTFEKEGLAIVVACGRDTISYASSVRCLAPDKVFVIQIQHPRYRLDRFDLVVTPRHDYYALTAKGQQEVPWLFRRWITPREPPGPNVVLTAGALHQADSAALRIAATNWHDELAPLPKPLVVVNIGGPTKNCNYGVELAKQLVSSLNNVVKTCGSVRISFSRRTPQKVSDLILKEFSTHPKFYIWDGEEPNPHLGHLAWADAFIITADSVSMLSEACSTGKPVYVVGTEHCRWKFSDFHNTLHKRGAVRPFTGLEDMSDSWSYPPLNDAIDVAARVREVLAERGWTVGQ